The following proteins are encoded in a genomic region of Takifugu rubripes chromosome 9, fTakRub1.2, whole genome shotgun sequence:
- the LOC101061866 gene encoding receptor-type tyrosine-protein phosphatase beta isoform X8 translates to MDAPILLLFLLLGSSCGSKYETAGVMLSREYSGNLLLPGGPTAFTKLGEVQRLDGPAAAAPPPAGFLVSLSPHKSCLSSQRRQLVLVPCDLGDPAQRWAWLAGARLVHAQSSRCLWADPSPRLPGHAHPAKLSGCREAPAWSCLDTDRGFGLADTHLYLRKHATGLVVGRNLPPSEWRRYDLDPGGKERMTSLCTDAGSDAPVGHSGSFPNARTPSVSELLVLRHVAASVAAVTDGASTAVTDIRRTRSRRSETTASATDPPVLNGSDEPLSPDTITTDQTTDQSGLNGSDEPLSPDMITTDQTTDQSGLNGSDEPLSPDTITTDQTTDQSGLNGSEATSLSSDTITTDQTTDQSGLNGSEATSLSPDTLTTDQTTDQSGLNGSEATSLSPDMITTDQTTDQSGLNGSEATSLSPDMLTTDQTTDQSGLNGSEATSLSPDMITTDQTTDQSGLNGSEATSLSPDMLPTDQTTDQSGLNSSEATSLSPDMLTTDQTTDQSGLNGSEATSLSPDTITTDQTTDQSGLNGSEATSLSPDTITTDQTTDQSGLNGSEATSLSPDTITTDQTTDQSGLNGSEATSLSPDMLTTDQTTDQSGLNGSEATSLSPDMLTTDQTTDQSGLNGSEATSLSPDMLTTDQTTDQSGRNDNHATVTLAESRTSTSSSLPTAEVDPEVSFDPSVPSSGDSTTDSNQNATDPPRSWAEEEATHSGSALSPGSGTATPPAVPTPAASTVHQLTTPRQAPWPITQRGPSVSPTDRGGSTDRGGSTDRRGSTDRGGSTDRFSKAASAPPPPNLTTAPSNTLESSTRAMLTTTASAATEAPPTTIMAASRPAPSSLLPSTEASRCSLNWTWIRCGSDYVEVRFSSRAGPACRFSLEAAEDSGVHTTGCDLESAPEASFVCRMRSLRPGTLYQLTAVSSRDGQKSTATARTDPVGPAVLSAEPDRDHHGGSTGLRVFWSRSAGHVDWYHVTLEDSVSGFTGSTRVMGTAAPRAGFGSLVPGTRYTLSVVASSGEKNSTSVRTSAATAPAPVGRLQVAPSSSGSLAVSWQAGSGRTERVWTLLQDRDGVLLKNISLQNTATSILLDHLQPGTMYTITVVTEAVGLQSSASIQAVTVPAVVSSLRLDHNGSSHSLQASWLPAEGGVDTYLLTLSAPGSPAQERRLTPNTTQVVFRGLTPGLRYELRLRTTAGGVSSEARTSGRTVPQPVSGLSMTSDGKILKISWAPPSGYWESYNILLNNGSDVLVNQTIGKASTQLAFSSLGIGLVPGHLYEADVTVHSGSLNNTARCYGRLTPRPVQQLEVRHADESSLSVLWRPPAGEWDRYSVVLRTVDSASIVDQRVLSREATECSFYGLTSGCLYSVTVTTNSGNLSSSSSVTTRTTLAQVTGLQVSNGGSTDSLQVRWHQTSGQLDFYRILLVHGSIIIKNQSVEANTTSISFHALIPGALYRVVLTTTRAGQSSRQTVAEGRTVPAAVGEVTVSNNGRTDFLSASWRPSLGEVDSYLVTLSDHDRTLHIVSVSKSSPECVFNSLVSGRLYNISISSRSGLFYNHTLVQGRTQPSKVQNPTVTHAAQDDSLKVYWRHAAGDFDFYQVFIKHNNAFLQNRTVLKMQNECVFTDLVPGRLYTVLVSTWSGNYETSAYTHGRTFPAAVRSLVLTGSDTDRLNVTWSAAPGDVDHYEVQLLFSDMKVFPPITLGSGVEECVLSSLTPGRLYKILVSTFSGPNQKVQFIEGRTVPSKVKNIHVSNSGDSTSLKVSWTPGQGDVDAYLVFLFRQTRQLDVRRVLKHQNEVVFGSLQPGQMYDVTVQSVSGELLNNNTAGGRTVPSPVTGLQVEDLHSTHSLQVSWEEARGVSDGYVLQLLDDRGSLVTNCSLAFGETSRRVEGLTAGRKYRVQVQTTSGGVHSQRVNTEARTWPAAVADLAIQTNSTNSLLFRWSPPEGDFDSYELFLYRKDDSLQERRRVQPSSQQSSFQGLTPGAPYRMVVVTHSGEQSNQTSVWARTVPAAVVSLKAHAGNQSDTLCVSWDQGPGELSGYLLSLYNPNGSQQARMQLGSEANEAVLSDLVPGRLYRAEVLSLSKQLSNGASTLGRTAPGPATSFLFRGVTNTSLELTWSGPINSDYDDFDLQWTPRDRLSIINPYQSRTSGSRILKGMFPGRLYTFSLRTVSGAMGPRALSTYSTAIHIKIRTKPQRVPSLHCRPESSTSISCSWAPPEADYDSYTIECLHQDSRTLVYSRRTGRDSSAYVITQLEPHKRYRVSVKVISAGVTSEEAQDSVVTMIDRPPVPPLSTRVNDKSSVVTKSSIFFSFNCSWFSDVNGAVRFFTVVVTESKGSDDGQPEQRDPLPSYLDYKSNSSVTSYQTSYFPSQCAGGPDSGSHTFELGVGTGTDTLGGSCDGGQSEAESRNLKLFCDGPLKPNTAYRLSVRAFTQLLEEDSSDLGSRSPLFTDTFLSLPMVTEAEPLSGVIEGISAGVFLVAVIVGVTALLVCRQKARKAVDDRATVRMSVRRERLAAGGPSSQRGHRRTSSPIKTANFESHYVKLQADSNYLLSDEYENLKDVGRNQSQDSALLPENRGKNRYNNILPYDSTRVKLSCVDDDPCSDYINASYIPGNNFRREYVATQGPLPGTKDDFWKMVWEQNVHNVVMVTQCVEKGRVKCDHYWPFDQDPLYYGDLIVQMLSESVLPEWTIREFSICSEEQLSFTRLVRQFHYTVWPDHGVPETTQSLIQFVRTVRDYVNRSPGSGPTVVHCSAGVGRTGTFVVLDRLLQQLDNRDTVDIYGCVFDLRLHRSHMVQTECQYAYLHQCVRDVLRARKLRSEQEHLLCPIYENVNFTSQRETPCTRR, encoded by the exons ATGGACGCCCCgattctgctcctctttctcctgctgggATCCAGCTGTGGGAGTAAGTACGAAACTGCTGGTGTGATGTTGTCACGGGAATATTCTGGGAATCTTCTCCTACCGGGAGGTCCAACAG CCTTTACAAAGTTGGGGGAAGTGCAGCGGTTGGATGggccggctgctgctgccccccccccagccgggTTCCTCGTCTCGCTGTCCCCGCACAAGTCCTGTTTGTCCTCCCAACGCCGGCAGCTTGTCCTGGTGCCATGTGACCTCGGTGACCCCGCCCAGAGGTGGGCGTGGCTGGCCGGAGCTCGACTCGTCCACGCGCAGTCATCCAGGTGTCTGTGGGCGGATCCCAGTCCCCGCCTGCCTGGCCACGCCCATCCCGCCAAACTGAGCGGCTGCCGCGAGGCGCCGGCGTGGAGCTGCCTCGACACGGACCGAGGGTTCGGGCTGGCCGATACGCACCTGTACCTGAGGAAACACGCCACGGGGCTGGTGGTCGGCCGGAACCTGCCCCCGTCTGAGTGGAGGAGGTACGACCTGGACCCTGGCGGGAAGGAACGGATGACGTCACTGTGCACGGACgcag GTTCAGACGCTCCGGTTGGACACTCCGGCTCCTTCCCCAACGCTCGGACTCCTTCCGTCAGTGAACTCTTGGTCCTGAGACATGTTGCTGCGTCTGTGGCCGCAGTGACTGACGGCGCCTCCACGGCTGTTACTGACATCAGGAGAACTCGAAGCAGGAGGTCAGAAACAACCGCGTCAGCCACAGACCCACCGGTCCTAAATGGCAGTGATGAACCATTGAGTCCAGACACGATAACGACAGACCAGACCACCgaccagtcagggttaaatggCAGTGATGAACCATTGAGTCCAGACATGATAACGACAGACCAGACCACCgaccagtcagggttaaatggCAGTGATGAACCATTGAGTCCAGACACGATAACAACAGACCAGACCACTgac cagtcagggttaaatggtagTGAAGCTACATCCTTGAGCTCAGACACGATAACAACAGACCAGACCACTgaccagtcagggttaaatggtagTGAAGCTACATCCTTGAGCCCAGACACGCTAACAACAGACCAGACCACTgaccagtcagggttaaatggtagTGAAGCTACATCCTTGAGCCCAGACATGATAACGACAGACCAGACCACCgaccagtcagggttaaatggtagTGAAGCTACATCCTTGAGTCCAGACATGCTAACAACAGACCAGACCACCgaccagtcagggttaaatggtagTGAAGCTACATCCTTGAGTCCAGACATGATAACGACAGACCAGACCACCgaccagtcagggttaaatggtagTGAAGCTACATCCTTGAGCCCAGACATGCTACCAACAGACCAAACCACCGATCAGTCAGGATTAAATAGTAGTGAAGCTACATCCTTGAGCCCAGACATGCTAACAACAGACCAGACCACCgaccagtcagggttaaatggtagTGAAGCTACATCCTTGAGTCCAGACACAATAACGACAGACCAGACCACCgaccagtcagggttaaatggtagTGAAGCTACATCCTTGAGTCCAGACACAATAACGACAGACCAGACCACCgaccagtcagggttaaatggtagTGAAGCTACATCCTTGAGTCCAGACACGATAACGACAGACCAAACCACCgaccagtcagggttaaatggtagtgaagctacatccttgagcccagacatgctaacaacagaccagaccactgaccagtcagggttaaatggtagtgaagctacatccttgagcccagacatgctaacaacagaccagaccactgaccagtcagggttaaatggtagTGAAGCTACATCCTTGAGCCCAGACATGCTAACAACAGACCAGACCACCGACCAGTCAGGTAGAAATGACAACCATGCCACGGTGACTCTCGCTGAGTCAAGAACAAGCACAAGCTCGTCTCTTCCCACCGCCGAGGTCGATCCGGAAGTCTCCTTTGACCCTTCAGTTCCTTCGTCTGGCGATTCCACCACAGACTCAAACCAAAATGCAACAGACCCACCGCGTTCATGGGCCGAGGAGGAGGCGACACACAGTGGCTCCGCCCTTTCACCTGGCTCAGGCACGGCCACGCCTCCTGCAGTACCGACACCTGCAGCGTCAACAGTGCATCAGCTCACAACCCCTCGACAGGCGCCGTGGCCCATCACCCAACGTGGGCCGTCTGTGTCCCCCACAGACCGGGGGGGGTCCACAGACCGGGGGGGGTCCACAGACCGGAGGGGGTCCACAGACCGGGGGGGGTCCAcagaccgcttctccaaggcgGCTTCAGCGCCGCCACCTCCGAATCTGACAACAGCGCCGTCAAACACACTGGAATCATCCACCAGAGCGATGCTCACCACCACGGCCAGTGCTGCCACAGAAGCTCCGCCCACGACCATCATGGCGGCGTCCCGTCCGGCGCCCAGCAGCCTG ctgccgtcCACCGAGGCCTCGCGCTGCTCCCTGAACTGGACCTGGATCCGCTGCGGCTCCGATTACGTGGAGGTGAGGTTCTCCAGCAGGGCGGGTCCGGCTTGTCGGTTCAGCCTGGAGGCGGCCGAGGACTCAGGTGTTCACACCACCGGCTGTGACCTGGAATCAGCACCTGAAGCCTCCTTCGTTTGCCGGATGAGGAGTCTGCGTCCCGGGACCCTGTACCAGCTGACGGCAGTCTCCAGCAGGGACGGACAGAAGAGCACCGCCACAGCTcgtacag ACCCGGTGGGTCCAGCTGTCCTGAGTGCCGAGCCAGACCGGGACCACCACGGAGGCTCGACGGGCCTGCGGGTGTTCTGGTCTCGCTCTGCCGGTCACGTGGACTGGTACCATGTGACTCTGGAGGACAGCGTGTCTGGGTTCACTGGCAGCACCAGGGTCATGGGCACTGCGGCCCCCCGGGCCGGATTCGGCTCGCTGGTCCCGGGGACCCGCTACACTCTCAGTGTGGTGGCTTCATCCGGGGAGAAGAATTCCACATCTGTCCGCACATCAGCAGCGACAG CGCCAGCACCTGTTGGCCGCCTGCAGGTGGCGCCCTCGTCCTCAGGCAGCCTCGCGGTCTCCTGGCAGGCGGGTTCGGGCAGAACCGAGCGGGTCTGGACTCTGCTGCAGGACCGGGATGGTGTTTTGCTAAAGAACATCTCTCTACAGAACACTGCTACCTCTATTCTACTGGACCACCTGCAGCCTGGCACCATGTACACCATCACCGTGGTAACAGAGGCCGTGGGTCTACAGAGCTCCGCCTCCATTCAGGCCGTCACAG TGCCAGCAGTGGTGTCCAGTCTGAGGCTGGACCACAACGGCAGCTCACACAGTCTACAGGCCTCCTGGCTCCCTGCTGAGGGGGGGGTGGACACGTACCTGCTGACCCTGTCCGCTCCAGGAAGCCCCGCCCAGGAGCGGCGCCTGACTCCTAACACCACCCAG GTGGTGTTCAGGGGTCTGACCCCCGGCCTCAGGTACGAGCTGAGGCTCAGGACCACAGCTGGAGGAGTGAGCTCAGAGGCAAGAACCAGCGGGAGGACAG TGCCCCAGCCGGTGTCGGGTCTCTCCATGACAAGTGATGGCAAGATCCTGAAAATCAGCTGGGCGCCCCCTAGCGGCTACTGGGAGAGCTACAACATCCTGTTGAACAACGGCTCGGACGTTTTGGTGAACCAGACCATCGGCAAAGCGAGCACCCAGCTGGCGTTCTCCAGCCTCGGCATCGGTCTGGTGCCAGGACACCTGTATGAGGCCGACGTGACCGTTCACAGTGGCAGCCTGAATAACACGGCCCGTTGCTATGGACGACTGA CGCCGCGTCCCGTCCAGCAGCTGGAAGTCCGTCACGCTGATGAATCCAGTCTCAGCGTCCTGTGGAGGCCACCAGCTGGTGAATGGGACCGCTACAGCGTGGTCCTCAGGACGGTGGACAGCGCGTCCATCGTGGATCAGCGGGTCCTCTCCAGGGAGGCTACAGAGTGCAGCTTCTATGGTCTCACCTCTGGATGCCTGTACTCCGTCACCGTGACAACCAACAGTGGCAacctgagcagctcctcctctgttacCACCAGAACAA CTCTTGCTCAGGTCACGGGGTTGCAGGTCTCTAATGGCGGCAGCACGGACAGCCTGCAGGTCCGGTGGCACCAAACCTCTGGGCAACTGGATTTTTATCGAATCCTGCTGGTCCATGGCAGCATAATCATCAAGAACCAGAGTGTGGAGGCCAACACGACCAGCATCAGCTTCCACGCTCTGATTCCTGGAGCGCTCTACAGGGTGGTGTTAACCACCACCAGAGCTGGTCAGAGCTCCAGGCAGACGGTGGCAGAGGGACGCACAG TCCCGGCAGCAGTTGGAGAGGTGACGGTCAGCAACAACGGTCGTACGGACTTCCTCAGCGCGTCTTGGCGTCCATCGCTCGGGGAGGTGGACAGCTACCTGGTGACCCTGAGCGACCACGACAGGACGCTGCACATTGTCTCAGTGTCCAAGTCCAGTCCCGAGTGCGTGTTCAACTCTCTGGTGTCGGGCCGTCTCTACAACATCTCCATCAGCTCCCGCAGTGGCCTCTTCTACAACCACACTCTGGTTCAGGGGCGGACAC AACCCTCTAAAGTGCAGAACCCAACGGTGACGCACGCCGCCCAAGACGACTCCCTCAAGGTTTACTGGCGTCACGCTGCAGGAGACTTCGACTTCTACCAGGTGTTCATCAAACACAACAACGCGTTCCTGCAGAACCGAACGGTCCTGAAGATGCAGAACGAGTGCGTGTTCACCGACCTTGTGCCCGGCAGGCTCTACACAGTTCTGGTCAGCACCTGGAGTGGGAATTATGAGACCAGTGCTTACACCCATGGCAGGACAT TCCCAGCAGCTGTCCGATCCCTGGTTCTGACTGGTTCTGACACGGACAGACTGAATGTCACGTGGTCAGCGGCGCCCGGAGATGTGGATCACTATgaggtgcagctgctcttcagtGATATGAAGGTGTTTCCTCCCATCACTTTGGGCAGCGGCGTGGAAGAGTGCGTCCTGTCCTCGCTCACACCTGGGCGCCTTTACAAGATCCTGGTGTCCACCTTCAGTGGCCCGAACCAGAAAGTCCAGTTCATCGAGGGCCGTACGG ttccTAGCAAAGTCAAAAACATCCACGTCAGTAACAGCGGCGACAGCACCAGCCTGAAGGTGAGCTGGACACCTGGTCAGGGGGACGTGGACGCGTACTTGGTGTTCCTGTTCAGGCAGACCCGACAGCTGGATGTGCGGCGAGTCCTCAAACACCAGAACGAGGTCGTGTTCGGCTCCCTGCAGCCAGGGCAGATGTACGATGTGACGGTCCAGTCAGTGAGCGGAGAGCTGCTCAACAACAACACGGCCGGCGGACGCACAG TGCCCTCACCAGTGACGGGTCTTCAGGTGGAGGACCTGCACTCCACCCACAGCTTGCAGGTGAGCTGGGAGGAGGCTCGCGGTGTTTCCGACGGCTacgtcctgcagctcctggatgaCCGAGGCAGCCTGGTGACAAACTGCTCTCTGGCCTTTGGTGAAACCAGCCGTAGGGTTGAAGGCCTCACCGCTGGCAGGAAATACAGAGTCCAGGTCCAAACCACCAGTGGGGGGGTCCACAGTCAGCGTGTCAACACTGAGGCCCGCACAT GGCCCGCTGCCGTCGCTGATCTGGCCATTCAAACCAACAGCACCAACAGCCTGCTGTTCCGCTGGTCGCCGCCAGAGGGAGACTTTGACAGCTACGAGCTCTTCCTCTACAGGAAGGACGACTCGCTGCAGGAGAGACGGCGAGTTCAgcccagcagccagcagtcCTCCTTCCAGGGTCTCACACCTGGAGCTCCCTATCGCATGGTGGTGGTGACCCACAGTGGAGAGCAGAGCAACCAGACATCAGTCTGGGCCAGGACAG TCCCAGCAGCCGTGGTGTCTTTGAAAGCTCATGCTGGAAACCAGTCTGACACTCTGTGCGTGAGCTGGGACCAGGGCCCAGGTGAGCTCAGCGGCTACCTGTTGTCTCTCTACAACCCCAACGGCTCGCAACAGGCCAGGATGCAGCTGGGCTCAGAGGCGAATGAGGCGGTCCTCTCAGACTTGGTCCCAGGCCGACTTTACAGAGCCGAGGTGCTGAGTCTCAGTAAACAGCTGAGCAACGGAGCCAGCACACTGGGTcggacag ctccaggGCCTGCCACTTCTTTCCTGTTCAGGGGAgtcaccaacacctccctggaGCTCACCTGGAGTGGCCCCATCAACTCTGACTACGACGACTTTGACCTGCAGTGGACGCCTCGAGACCGTCTGTCCATCATCAACCCCTACCAGAGTCGCACGTCCGGCAGCCGCATCCTAAAAGGGATGTTCCCTGGGCGACTGTACACCTTCAGCCTCCGTACGGTCAGCGGGGCCATGGGGCCGAGGGCCTTATCCACTTACAGTACAGCCATTCACATCAAAATCCGAACCA AGCCCCAACGGGTCCCCAGCCTCCACTGCCGCCCAGAgagctccacctccatctcctgCTCTTGGGCGCCCCCAGAGGCCGACTATGACTCCTACACCATTGAATGCCTCCACCAAGACTCCCGGACCTTGGTCTACTCCAGACGCACCGGACGAGACTCCAGCGCCTACGTCATCACCCAGCTGGAGCCCCACAAACGCTATCGGGTGTCAGTGAAGGTCATCTCTGCAGGGGTGACCAGCGAAGAGGCTCAGGACAGCGTGGTCACCATGATTGATC GACCTCCAGTGCCCCCCCTCAGTACCCGGGTCAACGACAAGTCTTCTGTGGTCACCAAGTCCTCCATCTTCTTCAGCTTTAACTGCAGCTGGTTCAGTGACGTCAACGGAGCCGTCAGGTTCTTCACGGTCGTGGTGACGGAATCCAAAG gtagcGATGACGGCCAACCTGAGCAGAGGGACCCTCTGCCCTCGTACCTGGACTACAAATCCAACAGCTCCGTCACGTCCTACCAGACCAGTTACTTCCCCAGTCAGTGCGCCGGGGGGCCCGACAGCGGCTCCCACACCTTTGAGCTGGGCGTAGGGACAGGGACGGACACCCTGGGGGGCTCGTGTGACGGTGGACAGTCGGAAGCAGAGAGCAGAAACCTGAAGCTGTTCTGTGATGGACCTCTCAAGCCCAACACTGCCTACAG GCTCAGCGTCCGCGCCTTCACTCAGCTGTTGGAGGAGGACAGCAGCGACCTGGGCAGCAGGTCTCCCCTCTTCACTGACACCTTCCTGTCGCTGCCCATGGTCACCGAGGCCG AGCCTTTGAGCGGCGTGATCGAGGGCATCAGCGCCGGCGTGTTCCTCGTTGCCGTGATTGTAGGCGTCACCGCTCTGCTGGTCTGCAGACAAAAGGCTCGCAAGGC GGTGGATGACAGAGCGACCGTCAGGATGAGcgtgaggagagagaggctggCAGCAGGAGGTCCAAGCAGCCAGAGAGG ccatCGCCGCACCTCCAG CCCCATCAAAACTGCAAACTTTGAGAGCCACTACGTCAAACTGCAGGCGGACTCCAACTACCTGCTGTCAGACGAGTACGAG AACCTTAAAGATGTCGGCCGGAATCAGAGCCAGGACTCGGCTCTGCTGCCTGAGAACCGCGGCAAGAACCGATACAACAACATCCTCCCCT ATGACTCCACGAGGGTGAAGCTGTCCTGTGTGGATGACGACCCATGTTCTGACTACATCAACGCCAGTTACATCCCC GGGAATAACTTCCGTCGGGAGTACGTCGCCACTCAGGGACCCTTGCCGGGAACAAAAGATGACTTCTGGAAGATGGTGTGGGAGCAGAACGTCCATAACGTGGTGATGGTGACCCAGTGTGTGGAGAAAggcagg GTGAAGTGTGACCACTACTGGCCCTTTGACCAGGATCCTCTGTACTACGGCGACCTGATTGTCCAGATGCTGTCAGAGTCGGTCCTCCCAGAGTGGACCATACGAGAGTTCAGCATCTGCAGC gAAGAACAGCTGAGCTTCACACGGCTGGTTCGGCAGTTCCACTACACCGTGTGGCCCGATCACGGGGTGCCAGAAACCACCCAGTCTCTGATTCAGTTCGTCCGGACTGTCCGAGACTACGTCAACAGAAGTCCTGGATCTGGACCCACGGTGGTCCACTGCAG tgccggggtgggTCGCACAGGCACCTTTGTGGTGCTGGACcgactgctgcagcagctggacaacAGGGACACGGTGGACATTTACGGCTGCGTGTTCGACCTGCGGCTCCACCGCTCACACATGGTGCAGACGGAG TGTCAGTACGCCTACCTCCATCAGTGCGTTCGGGACGTCCTCAGAGCCCGGAAGCTCCGCAGCGAGCAGGAGCACCTCCTCTGTCCCATCTATGAAAATGTGAACTTCACGTCCCAGAGAG AGACGCCGTGCACCAGACGTTAA